The genomic window AGGGCGCGGTCGGCGACCCACTCCTCGTCGATGGCGATCACCTGCGAGGCCTGACCGACGCTCAGTTCGTGCCACCGCGACCACACGGCCGTGTATCCCTCGCGTTCGGCCCGGGTGAGGGGCTGACGCACTTTCTGCCAGCTCTTGCCGGCGAAGGTCAGGCCCGGGAGGTCCATGACCGTCTCGACCCCGACGGGGACGTGTCTCCACCCCAGGTCGACCAGATCGTCGAGGGTGTCGGAGTGAATGCTGTAGAACGCCGGGGTCCACCCGTGCTCGACGCAGTAATCGGTGAAGCCCCTCAGCGCCTCCGGGCGCCGCCCCTCGGGGGCGAGGGGGTCGCCGACCGCCAGTGCCACGTCGCCGCTCAACCGGTAGGCGACGGCGCACTCCCGGTCGTCGGAGTACCAGTGGCTGTTCCCGGCCCAGGTGCCGAGGAAGCCGAGGGTATCGCTCCCGCGTCGCAGCAGATCGCGGTAGTGGCTGTCGTCGACCGCGGCGGGCCGCCGCGAGCGCCGATAGAGCCACAGGATCGCGGCGACGACGATGGCCCAGAAGAGCACGCCGATCCACTGGTACGCAAACAGAGCGGGCCCGCTGTGCGGGAACGCCATGGACCCGCCCGGATGGGTGAAGGACGGGGGAAGGAACCGTCGAAGCGTCAATCCGAGCAGATCGAGGACGGACACCTCCCGGTCGAAGGCGCGGTGCCCGATCGCCTCGACGACGAACAGCGTCGTCGCGCACACGACGAAGGCGAGGGTGACCACCACGGCGACGGTCCGCGCCGCGCGCGGGGTGGCGCGCACCGAGAAGCGCGCGCGGGCGACGACCAGGGCGGCGGCCAGCGCGAGGGGGATCACGATCGTCGCGATCGCCCAGAGCACGTACTCCGCGCCGCTGCCGTCGACCCACGGGTCGATGCGCAGGCGCCCGTCCAGTAGGGAGATGACGGGCAGGACGGCGGATGCCACGAGCACGAACTCCGCGACGATCCAGGCCGAGCGCCTCCCCTGCCGCAGCCCCCACGCGGCGACCAGGAGCAGCACGAGAGGCACGATCGCGAGGAGGGCGGGGCCCGCGCCCCGGGTCATGAGGAGGCCGATCTGCTCGTCGCAGACCGACGAAGCGACTCTGCCGCACTGCGCGAGCAGTTCGTCGTCGTATTGCATGTAGGCGTCCACCACGAGCGAGAGCGGCCCGCGGCCCCCGCCGCTGACGAGCGCGACGATCGGCCCGCTGCCCACGACCGCGACCAGCAGGGCGAGGAGGGTCCGCGTCTCGCGCGTCGAACTGCGGTGCCACGACCGGCGCTCCCTACCCCGCGCGAGCAGAGCCCCGACGAAGAGT from Microbacterium testaceum includes these protein-coding regions:
- a CDS encoding bifunctional lysylphosphatidylglycerol flippase/synthetase MprF, with product MSESAAPPVADRPPSRLTRVGASLRRYLSHNPVAIVVAVIVVASAAATGSLWGDDALVWGAGPLATFASGRWWTLLTALVVPDSTIDAFSSVLLALTALAYVERLVGSRRTSLFLATIGLSGLLVGIGLHAAAWTITDLRPVVAAEVPVLDPTTAITGAVMAGSAFAPTLWRRRLRLVGFALLALFALYAGDADSWYRLSAAVIGLFVGALLARGRERRSWHRSSTRETRTLLALLVAVVGSGPIVALVSGGGRGPLSLVVDAYMQYDDELLAQCGRVASSVCDEQIGLLMTRGAGPALLAIVPLVLLLVAAWGLRQGRRSAWIVAEFVLVASAVLPVISLLDGRLRIDPWVDGSGAEYVLWAIATIVIPLALAAALVVARARFSVRATPRAARTVAVVVTLAFVVCATTLFVVEAIGHRAFDREVSVLDLLGLTLRRFLPPSFTHPGGSMAFPHSGPALFAYQWIGVLFWAIVVAAILWLYRRSRRPAAVDDSHYRDLLRRGSDTLGFLGTWAGNSHWYSDDRECAVAYRLSGDVALAVGDPLAPEGRRPEALRGFTDYCVEHGWTPAFYSIHSDTLDDLVDLGWRHVPVGVETVMDLPGLTFAGKSWQKVRQPLTRAEREGYTAVWSRWHELSVGQASQVIAIDEEWVADRALPEMGFTLGSLDELRDRDVRLLLAVGPDDRIEAVTSWMPSWTAGEVSGWTLDFMRRRTDGPNGMMEFLIAKAALELQEEGATVLSLSGAPLADDPDEAVDGDPAPLRALLRWLAEVLEPAYGFASLFRFKGKFRPRYRPLSLAYRDPLQLPAIGAAVGRAYLPDASRREIVALARTAWEGRR